A genomic region of Microlunatus sagamiharensis contains the following coding sequences:
- a CDS encoding putative quinol monooxygenase has protein sequence MPVVVTAVFRPAPGRHDELVEALRSTIPAVHEEQGCLLYAIHDADDGTVTMIEKWESAADLEAHASGTAVKPLQAATGDLLAEPVRVVTMEPIPVGGSAGTL, from the coding sequence GTGCCCGTCGTCGTCACCGCCGTCTTCCGCCCCGCCCCGGGTCGCCACGACGAGCTCGTCGAGGCGCTGCGCTCGACCATCCCCGCCGTCCACGAGGAGCAGGGCTGCCTGCTCTACGCGATCCACGACGCCGACGACGGCACCGTCACCATGATCGAGAAGTGGGAGTCCGCCGCCGACCTCGAGGCGCACGCCTCCGGCACCGCCGTCAAGCCGCTGCAGGCGGCCACCGGCGACCTCCTGGCCGAGCCGGTCCGCGTGGTGACCATGGAGCCGATCCCCGTCGGCGGGTCCGCCGGCACGCTCTGA
- a CDS encoding alpha/beta fold hydrolase, which produces MTSSSVDLVLLPGLWLPGSVWDPVVDRLAEAGLTAVAPALPGVDTVGPATLDDQLDAVLRVVDAASSPVVVGHSAASGLAWLVADRRPDRVRRVVLVGGFPSADGDTYADFFPVVDGVMPFPGWEPFEGPDAPDLDDAARSALAETTVAVPAGVSQAVVHLGDERRYGVPVTLVCPEFSAEEARGWVRDGDLPELARVTNLTVVDVDSGHWPMVTRPAELAALLVAAAGSPRG; this is translated from the coding sequence ATGACCTCGTCGTCGGTCGACCTCGTCCTGCTGCCCGGCCTCTGGCTGCCCGGTTCCGTCTGGGACCCGGTGGTCGACCGGCTCGCCGAAGCAGGGCTGACGGCGGTCGCGCCTGCGCTGCCCGGGGTGGACACCGTCGGTCCGGCCACGCTCGACGACCAGCTCGACGCGGTCCTGCGTGTCGTCGACGCCGCGAGCTCGCCGGTCGTGGTCGGCCACTCGGCCGCCTCGGGCCTGGCTTGGCTCGTCGCCGACCGGCGACCCGACCGCGTACGCCGGGTCGTCCTCGTCGGCGGCTTCCCGTCCGCCGACGGCGACACGTACGCCGACTTCTTCCCCGTCGTCGACGGGGTCATGCCCTTCCCGGGCTGGGAGCCCTTCGAGGGGCCCGACGCGCCGGACCTGGACGACGCCGCGCGCTCGGCGCTCGCCGAGACCACGGTGGCCGTGCCGGCCGGGGTGTCCCAGGCTGTCGTGCACCTGGGCGACGAGCGGCGCTACGGCGTGCCCGTCACGCTCGTGTGCCCCGAGTTCAGCGCCGAGGAGGCCCGCGGCTGGGTGCGCGACGGCGACCTGCCCGAGCTCGCCCGGGTGACCAACCTGACCGTCGTCGACGTGGACTCCGGGCACTGGCCGATGGTCACCCGTCCCGCCGAGCTCGCCGCCCTGCTGGTCGCCGCCGCGGGGTCGCCGCGCGGTTGA
- a CDS encoding FxsA family protein: MRLRGGLPLAVLVVLLVAVPIVEVYLLIQVGQRIGLLPTIALLVLEAVLGGWLLRREGSRAWRALDAAFRGGRMPTGELTEAGLVLVGGVLLMLPGFLSDVIGLFFLVPFTRPFARKVVGFFVARRLSRSGIAPGLFGGPRRPGAQGDPSVVEGEVVPDDTSETVVSPREVDGGRPQA; the protein is encoded by the coding sequence GTGAGGCTGCGGGGCGGTCTGCCGCTCGCGGTCCTGGTGGTCCTGCTGGTGGCCGTGCCGATCGTCGAGGTCTACCTCCTCATCCAGGTCGGCCAGCGCATCGGCCTGCTCCCGACGATCGCGCTCCTCGTCCTCGAGGCGGTCCTCGGCGGCTGGCTGCTCCGCCGTGAGGGTTCACGGGCCTGGCGGGCGCTGGACGCCGCCTTCCGCGGGGGCCGGATGCCCACCGGCGAGCTGACCGAGGCCGGACTGGTCCTGGTCGGTGGCGTGCTGCTGATGCTCCCCGGCTTCCTGAGCGACGTGATCGGGCTCTTCTTCCTCGTGCCGTTCACCCGGCCCTTCGCCCGCAAGGTCGTCGGCTTCTTCGTCGCCCGCCGGCTGAGCCGGTCGGGCATCGCGCCGGGGCTGTTCGGCGGGCCGAGGCGTCCCGGTGCCCAGGGGGACCCCTCCGTGGTGGAGGGCGAGGTCGTCCCGGACGACACGTCCGAGACGGTCGTCAGCCCCCGCGAGGTCGACGGCGGTCGGCCCCAGGCCTGA
- a CDS encoding MFS transporter: MSAATTAPSTIPVARWRVAAWAFWDWGSSAWNAVIVSFVFGPYVVRGVVGDARPGGLSANTWVGISGTVAGLLILLVAPVTGQRSDSGGHRRRNLLVWSALVLAVMVAMFGVRDEPSYLWLALVLLGAGGIFNELAGVSYNAMLPQVSTPATIGRVSGFGWSMGYFGGIFLLLICYYGFIEPDVGWFGVGNAGGLDIRTVAVFSAVWFAVFGAAVFVAVPEVPPGPAQRRVGIVDSYRLLVRDIVALWHRDRNAVRFLIASALYRDGLAAVFSFGAILAVSVYGMAQSTVLIFGVAANVVAALGALALGRVEDRVGPRRIIMISLVGLIASCLVLLFVRGTPLFWVFGLALCLWVGPAQASSRSFLARLAPKGREGEMFGLYTTTGRAASFLAPGLFALFSALFSDRVGIVGIALVLAAGALAMTRVTPPRAAEHNAAVVS, encoded by the coding sequence GTGAGCGCCGCGACGACCGCCCCCAGCACCATCCCGGTCGCCCGGTGGCGGGTCGCCGCCTGGGCGTTCTGGGACTGGGGCAGCTCCGCCTGGAACGCGGTGATCGTCTCCTTCGTCTTCGGCCCGTACGTCGTGCGCGGCGTCGTCGGCGACGCCCGGCCGGGCGGGCTGAGCGCGAACACCTGGGTGGGCATCAGCGGGACGGTCGCCGGCCTGCTGATCCTGCTGGTCGCGCCCGTCACGGGGCAGCGCTCGGACTCCGGCGGGCACCGGCGCCGCAACCTCCTGGTCTGGAGCGCCCTCGTCCTCGCAGTCATGGTCGCGATGTTCGGGGTGCGGGACGAACCGTCGTACCTCTGGCTGGCGCTCGTCCTGCTCGGCGCGGGCGGCATCTTCAACGAGCTCGCCGGGGTGTCCTACAACGCGATGCTCCCGCAGGTCTCGACCCCGGCCACGATCGGGCGCGTCTCCGGCTTCGGCTGGTCGATGGGCTACTTCGGCGGGATCTTCCTGCTGCTGATCTGCTACTACGGCTTCATCGAGCCCGACGTCGGGTGGTTCGGCGTGGGCAACGCCGGCGGGCTGGACATCCGGACGGTCGCCGTCTTCTCCGCGGTGTGGTTCGCGGTGTTCGGCGCCGCGGTCTTCGTCGCGGTGCCCGAGGTGCCGCCCGGCCCCGCCCAGCGTCGTGTGGGCATCGTCGACTCCTACCGGCTGCTGGTGCGCGACATCGTGGCGCTGTGGCACCGCGACCGCAACGCCGTACGGTTCCTGATCGCCTCGGCGCTCTACCGCGACGGGCTGGCCGCCGTCTTCAGCTTCGGCGCGATCCTCGCGGTCAGCGTCTACGGGATGGCCCAGTCGACCGTGCTGATCTTCGGCGTGGCCGCGAACGTGGTGGCCGCGCTGGGCGCCCTGGCCCTGGGCCGCGTCGAGGACCGCGTCGGGCCCCGGCGCATCATCATGATCTCGCTCGTCGGGCTGATCGCCTCGTGCCTCGTGCTGCTCTTCGTCCGCGGCACGCCGCTGTTCTGGGTCTTCGGCCTCGCGCTGTGCCTGTGGGTGGGACCGGCCCAGGCGAGCTCGCGCTCCTTCCTCGCGCGGCTGGCGCCGAAGGGGCGCGAGGGCGAGATGTTCGGCCTCTACACGACCACCGGACGGGCGGCCTCGTTCCTCGCCCCGGGGCTCTTCGCCCTCTTCTCCGCGTTGTTCTCCGACCGGGTGGGTATCGTGGGGATCGCGTTGGTGCTGGCGGCGGGGGCCCTGGCCATGACGCGCGTCACGCCGCCACGGGCGGCGGAACATAACGCCGCCGTCGTCAGTTAG
- a CDS encoding PGPGW domain-containing protein: MSGGVDEQAPPRTRAPHDLAGAHLSHEPHPDRWAWRRRIRANPHQHRVYRWVVGVVGLLLILLGLATGWLPGPGGIPLVLAGLAVWASEFLWAHRLMLRLKHALHVYRAWTRRRKVVFWLGFVLVCALLGWAFLVVVGPPAWIPVQVDRVLAVLPGVDVPA; the protein is encoded by the coding sequence ATGTCCGGCGGGGTCGACGAACAGGCGCCCCCGCGCACCCGTGCCCCGCACGACCTGGCCGGGGCCCACCTCTCCCACGAGCCGCACCCCGACCGCTGGGCCTGGCGCCGGCGGATCCGGGCCAACCCGCACCAGCACCGCGTCTACCGCTGGGTCGTCGGGGTCGTCGGCCTCCTGCTGATCCTGCTCGGGCTGGCGACCGGATGGCTGCCCGGACCGGGCGGCATCCCGCTCGTGCTCGCCGGGCTGGCCGTCTGGGCCAGCGAGTTCCTGTGGGCGCACCGCCTGATGCTGCGCCTCAAGCACGCGCTGCACGTCTACCGAGCCTGGACGCGACGGCGCAAGGTCGTGTTCTGGCTCGGCTTCGTCCTCGTGTGCGCGCTGCTGGGGTGGGCGTTCCTCGTCGTCGTCGGCCCGCCGGCCTGGATCCCCGTCCAGGTCGACCGCGTCCTCGCCGTCCTTCCCGGGGTGGACGTCCCCGCCTGA
- a CDS encoding RNA polymerase-binding protein RbpA: MADRSLRGTGLGAKSFEDEAGVEFAARQEVGYDCPRQHHFTMVFSAEADIPALWECPRCGGESLRSDGERPEAKEEKPVRTHWDMLRERRSIAELEELLAERLTLLRAGELGSTAFTRSARPSKKTA; encoded by the coding sequence ATGGCCGATCGTTCGTTGCGCGGCACCGGTCTCGGGGCGAAGAGCTTCGAGGACGAGGCCGGGGTCGAGTTCGCCGCCCGCCAGGAGGTCGGTTACGACTGCCCTCGCCAGCACCACTTCACGATGGTCTTCTCGGCCGAGGCCGACATCCCGGCGCTCTGGGAGTGCCCCCGCTGCGGCGGGGAGTCGCTCCGCTCCGACGGCGAGCGCCCGGAGGCCAAGGAGGAGAAGCCGGTCCGCACCCACTGGGACATGCTGCGCGAGCGTCGCTCCATCGCCGAGCTCGAGGAGCTGCTGGCCGAGCGCCTGACGCTCCTCCGCGCGGGCGAGCTGGGTTCGACCGCCTTCACCCGGTCGGCGCGGCCGTCCAAGAAGACCGCCTGA
- the pdxY gene encoding pyridoxal kinase PdxY → MSIQSSVAYGHVGNSAATFPLMRMGVEVWPVLTVHFSNNTGYASWRGPVLGADDVRAVVQGIDDLGVLGECDAVLSGYQGAADTGRAVLEAVALVKERNPGALYCCDPVLGDVGRGFFVAPGIPELMRDAVVPQAQVVTPNQFELEFLTGRTVRTLAEVVEAAQAARALGPETVLVTSADVEDTQPGTLDLVVVTGAGAWRVTTPRLDGIFQGAGDLTAAVFLARLLQTDDPADAVAWTASVVFGVLDATRRSGRRELQLVAAQDELVNPSRRFEAVSLR, encoded by the coding sequence CTGTCCATCCAGTCCTCGGTCGCGTACGGCCACGTCGGCAACAGCGCGGCGACCTTCCCGCTGATGCGGATGGGCGTCGAGGTGTGGCCGGTCCTCACCGTGCACTTCTCGAACAACACCGGGTACGCCTCCTGGCGCGGCCCGGTGCTCGGGGCCGACGACGTGCGCGCGGTGGTGCAGGGCATCGACGACCTCGGGGTGCTGGGCGAGTGCGACGCGGTCCTGTCGGGCTACCAGGGTGCGGCGGACACGGGTCGGGCTGTGCTCGAGGCCGTGGCGCTGGTCAAGGAGCGCAACCCCGGTGCCCTCTACTGCTGCGACCCCGTCCTCGGCGACGTCGGCCGCGGCTTCTTCGTGGCCCCCGGCATCCCCGAGCTGATGCGCGACGCGGTCGTGCCGCAGGCGCAGGTCGTCACGCCGAACCAGTTCGAGCTGGAGTTCCTGACCGGGCGCACCGTCCGGACGCTCGCCGAGGTGGTCGAGGCCGCCCAGGCGGCCCGGGCGCTCGGGCCGGAGACGGTGCTGGTGACCAGCGCCGACGTCGAGGACACCCAGCCCGGCACCCTCGACCTGGTGGTCGTCACCGGCGCGGGCGCGTGGCGCGTCACGACGCCGCGGCTCGACGGGATCTTCCAGGGCGCCGGGGACCTTACCGCCGCCGTCTTCCTCGCCCGGCTCCTGCAGACCGACGACCCCGCCGACGCCGTGGCCTGGACGGCCTCGGTCGTCTTCGGCGTCCTCGACGCCACCCGTCGGTCCGGTCGGCGCGAGCTCCAGCTCGTCGCCGCCCAGGACGAACTGGTGAACCCGTCCCGCCGCTTCGAGGCAGTCAGCCTGCGCTAG
- a CDS encoding glycerophosphodiester phosphodiesterase family protein, which translates to MRATEYAFFDAPFLAFAHRGGAAYAPNLGRENTLHAFSEAVALGYRYLETDVHATADGGLMAFHDPLLDRVTTGVGALADRTTAELAEVRIGGHDPIPTFAELLEAFPTARFNVDAKSDAAVDLLVEAIAAHDASERVCVSSFSPARLHRLRRRLGPDVPTAVSSRGVLVHRFAPWLTRVLDSPAPALQVPTATRVGRRTVRITTAGLVRAAHRRGKQVHVWTVDDRPTIERLVDLGVDGIFTDRPDTLRTVLIERGLWS; encoded by the coding sequence GTGCGAGCCACCGAGTACGCCTTCTTCGACGCACCGTTCCTCGCGTTCGCGCACCGCGGCGGGGCCGCGTACGCACCGAACCTCGGGCGCGAGAACACCCTCCACGCCTTCTCCGAGGCCGTCGCACTGGGCTACCGCTACCTCGAGACCGACGTCCACGCCACCGCCGACGGCGGGCTGATGGCCTTCCACGACCCCCTGCTCGACCGCGTGACGACCGGGGTCGGTGCGTTGGCGGACCGGACCACCGCCGAGCTCGCCGAGGTCCGCATCGGCGGGCACGACCCGATCCCGACCTTCGCCGAGCTGCTCGAGGCCTTCCCGACGGCACGGTTCAACGTCGACGCCAAGTCCGACGCGGCGGTCGACCTGCTGGTCGAAGCCATCGCTGCGCACGACGCCTCCGAACGGGTGTGCGTGAGCTCCTTCTCCCCCGCCCGGCTGCACCGGCTCCGCCGACGCCTGGGACCCGACGTGCCGACGGCGGTGAGCTCGCGCGGGGTGCTGGTGCACCGTTTCGCGCCCTGGCTGACGCGGGTGCTCGACTCGCCCGCCCCCGCCCTGCAGGTCCCGACCGCCACCCGGGTCGGTCGGCGCACCGTCCGCATCACCACCGCGGGCCTGGTCCGCGCGGCGCACCGCCGCGGCAAGCAGGTGCACGTGTGGACGGTGGACGACCGCCCCACGATCGAGAGGCTGGTCGACCTCGGGGTCGACGGCATCTTCACCGACCGCCCCGACACCCTGCGGACCGTCCTGATCGAGCGGGGGCTGTGGTCGTGA
- a CDS encoding helix-turn-helix domain-containing protein encodes MTTTDLDQIGGLIRSARKHRGLTQTQLAEVLGTSQSAVHRIEAGNQNLSLEMVNRIAAALDAPLISVGQAAPQHLRVQGGVKLNGSIDVRSSKNAAVALLCASLLNRGRTVIRGIARIEEVNRILEVLTSIGVRATWLNGGADLELSRPDDLDLDGMDVEAARRTRSVIMFLGPLLHSYPDFALPYAGGCDLGARTIEPHLQVLRRFGLDVVPTEGFYRCSVDDSVEPTRPITLTERGDTVTENALLAAALSPGVTVIRNASPNYMVQDLCVFLTRLGVEIDGIGTTTLQVHGVAEIDVDVEFAPSEDPIEAMSLLTAAIVTGSELTIRRVPIEFLEIELAVLEEMGLEFTLGTEYVAANAHTRLVDLTVKPSVLHAPIDKIHPMPFPGLNIDNLPFFAVIAATAEGKTVIHDWVYENRAIYLTELNRLGARVQLLDPHRIIVEGPTRWRGTQVVCPPALRPAVCILLGMLGARGESVLRDVYVINRGYEDLAHRLNMLGADIEVFRD; translated from the coding sequence GTGACGACCACGGACCTGGACCAGATCGGCGGACTCATCCGCAGCGCGCGCAAGCACCGCGGGCTGACGCAGACCCAGCTCGCCGAGGTGCTCGGCACCAGCCAGAGCGCGGTCCACCGGATCGAGGCCGGCAACCAGAACCTCAGCCTCGAGATGGTCAACCGCATCGCGGCCGCCCTCGACGCCCCGCTCATCTCGGTCGGCCAGGCCGCGCCGCAGCACCTGCGCGTCCAGGGCGGCGTCAAGCTCAACGGCTCGATCGACGTCCGCTCCTCCAAGAACGCGGCCGTCGCCCTGCTCTGCGCCAGCCTTCTCAACCGCGGCCGCACCGTCATCCGCGGCATCGCCCGCATCGAGGAGGTCAACCGGATCCTCGAGGTGCTCACCAGCATCGGCGTGCGCGCCACCTGGCTCAACGGCGGCGCCGACCTCGAGCTCAGCCGCCCCGACGACCTCGACCTGGACGGGATGGACGTCGAGGCCGCGCGCCGCACGCGCTCGGTGATCATGTTCCTCGGGCCGCTGCTGCACTCCTACCCCGACTTCGCGCTCCCGTACGCCGGCGGCTGCGACCTGGGTGCCCGCACGATCGAGCCCCACCTGCAGGTGCTGCGCCGCTTCGGCCTCGACGTCGTGCCGACCGAGGGCTTCTACCGCTGCTCGGTGGACGACTCCGTGGAGCCGACCCGGCCCATCACGCTCACCGAGCGCGGGGACACCGTCACCGAGAACGCGCTGCTGGCCGCGGCCCTCTCCCCCGGCGTCACGGTCATCCGCAACGCGAGCCCCAACTACATGGTCCAGGACCTCTGCGTCTTCCTGACCCGGCTCGGGGTGGAGATCGACGGCATCGGCACCACGACGCTGCAGGTGCACGGCGTCGCGGAGATCGACGTCGACGTCGAGTTCGCCCCGTCGGAGGACCCGATCGAGGCGATGAGCCTCCTCACCGCGGCGATCGTCACCGGCTCGGAGCTGACGATCCGCCGGGTGCCGATCGAGTTCCTCGAGATCGAGCTCGCCGTGCTGGAGGAGATGGGCCTCGAGTTCACCCTCGGCACCGAGTACGTCGCCGCCAACGCCCACACACGCCTGGTCGACCTGACGGTGAAGCCGTCGGTCCTCCACGCGCCGATCGACAAGATCCACCCGATGCCGTTCCCCGGCCTCAACATCGACAACCTGCCGTTCTTCGCCGTGATCGCGGCGACCGCGGAGGGCAAGACCGTCATCCACGACTGGGTCTACGAGAACCGCGCCATCTACCTCACCGAGCTCAACCGGCTCGGCGCCCGCGTCCAGCTGCTCGACCCACACCGGATCATCGTCGAGGGCCCGACCCGCTGGCGCGGGACGCAGGTCGTCTGCCCGCCGGCGCTGCGCCCGGCGGTCTGCATCCTGCTCGGCATGCTCGGCGCCCGCGGCGAGTCCGTGCTGCGCGACGTCTACGTCATCAACCGCGGCTACGAGGACCTCGCGCACCGCCTCAACATGCTGGGTGCCGACATCGAGGTGTTCAGAGATTAA
- a CDS encoding polyprenol monophosphomannose synthase — translation MSEPTDTTSAASTGPDYGRVLVIIPTYNESENIDSIVGRLRQAVPAAEVLVADDNSPDGTGLMADALASRDANVHVLHRLGKEGLGAAYLAGFQWGLERGYDVLVEMDADGSHQPEQLPKLLAALGPKNARTADLVLGSRWVRGGRVVNWPRSREVLSRGGNLWTRIALGVPQRDATGGYRVFDRATLLGIGLDAVASAGYCFQVDLVWRAVKAGFRVVEVPITFVERQYGDSKMSQRIVVEALLRTTAWGAKHRAEQVRGLVRRRQTELT, via the coding sequence TTGAGCGAGCCGACCGACACCACCAGCGCCGCGAGCACCGGGCCCGACTACGGGCGCGTGCTGGTGATCATCCCGACCTACAACGAGTCGGAGAACATCGACTCCATCGTCGGCCGGCTGCGCCAGGCGGTGCCCGCCGCCGAGGTGCTGGTCGCCGACGACAACTCCCCGGACGGCACCGGCCTCATGGCCGACGCCCTCGCCTCGCGCGACGCGAACGTGCACGTCCTGCACCGCCTCGGCAAGGAGGGCCTCGGCGCCGCGTACCTCGCCGGCTTCCAGTGGGGCCTCGAGCGCGGCTACGACGTGCTGGTCGAGATGGACGCCGACGGCTCCCACCAGCCCGAGCAGCTGCCGAAGCTCCTGGCCGCGCTCGGCCCCAAGAACGCGCGGACGGCCGACCTCGTGCTCGGGTCGCGCTGGGTGCGCGGCGGCCGCGTCGTCAACTGGCCGCGCTCGCGCGAGGTGCTCTCGCGCGGCGGCAACCTCTGGACGCGCATCGCGCTGGGCGTGCCGCAGCGTGACGCGACCGGCGGCTACCGGGTCTTCGACCGCGCGACCCTGCTCGGCATCGGCCTCGACGCCGTGGCCTCGGCCGGCTACTGCTTCCAGGTCGACCTGGTCTGGCGCGCTGTCAAGGCGGGCTTCCGGGTCGTCGAGGTGCCGATCACCTTCGTCGAGCGTCAGTACGGCGACTCCAAGATGAGCCAGCGGATCGTCGTCGAGGCGCTCCTGCGCACGACGGCCTGGGGCGCCAAGCACCGCGCCGAGCAGGTGCGCGGCCTCGTACGCCGTCGACAGACCGAGCTGACGTGA
- the lpdA gene encoding dihydrolipoyl dehydrogenase: MSDHYDVVVLGAGPGGYVAAVRAAQLGLKTAVIELKYWGGVCNNVGCIPTKSLLRNAEVAHLFTHEAKTFGISGDVTFDFGAAFTRSRSVADRMAKGVHFLMKKNKITEIDGWATFVDDHTFDVALNKGGNQSVTFDNLIIAAGATTRLLPGTKITDRVVTYEEQILTEELPGSMIIAGSGAIGTEFAYVLANYGVDVTIVEFLDRMVPLEDPEISAELAKQYKKLGVKIMTSTKVESIDDSGDTVKVTVSPAQGGDSTVLEADKVMQAIGFAPRTDGYGLEKAGVELGPRGAIAIDDHMRTNKPHIYAIGDVTGKLLLAHTAEAQGIVAAETIAGAETMPINYDMIPRATYCQPQIGSFGYTEAQAKDKGYDVKVARFPFTANGKAHGLGEATGFVKLVADAKYGEILGLHMIGPDVTELLPELTLAQMWDLTAEEVARNVHAHPTLSEALKEAAHGISGHMINM, encoded by the coding sequence ATGAGCGATCACTACGACGTCGTCGTGCTGGGCGCCGGACCGGGCGGATACGTCGCCGCCGTCCGCGCCGCACAGCTAGGCCTGAAGACCGCCGTCATCGAGCTGAAGTACTGGGGCGGGGTCTGCAACAACGTCGGGTGCATCCCCACGAAGTCGCTGCTGCGCAACGCAGAGGTCGCCCACCTCTTCACCCACGAGGCCAAGACCTTCGGCATCAGCGGTGACGTCACCTTCGACTTCGGCGCGGCCTTCACGCGCAGCCGGTCGGTGGCCGACCGGATGGCCAAGGGCGTCCACTTCCTGATGAAGAAGAACAAGATCACCGAGATCGACGGCTGGGCGACCTTCGTCGACGACCACACCTTCGACGTCGCGCTGAACAAGGGCGGCAACCAGTCGGTCACCTTCGACAACCTGATCATCGCCGCGGGGGCCACCACGCGCCTGCTGCCCGGCACGAAGATCACCGACCGCGTCGTGACCTACGAGGAGCAGATCCTCACCGAGGAGCTGCCCGGCTCGATGATCATCGCCGGCTCGGGCGCGATCGGGACCGAGTTCGCGTACGTGCTCGCCAACTACGGCGTCGACGTCACCATCGTCGAGTTCCTCGACCGGATGGTCCCGCTGGAGGACCCGGAGATCTCCGCCGAGCTGGCCAAGCAGTACAAGAAGCTCGGCGTGAAGATCATGACGAGCACGAAGGTCGAGAGCATCGACGACTCCGGCGACACGGTGAAGGTGACCGTGTCGCCCGCCCAGGGCGGCGACAGCACCGTCCTCGAGGCCGACAAGGTCATGCAGGCCATCGGCTTCGCGCCGCGCACCGACGGCTACGGCCTCGAGAAGGCCGGCGTGGAGCTCGGCCCGCGCGGGGCGATCGCCATCGACGACCACATGCGCACCAACAAGCCGCACATCTACGCGATCGGCGACGTGACCGGCAAGCTGCTGCTCGCCCACACGGCCGAGGCGCAGGGCATCGTGGCGGCGGAGACCATCGCCGGCGCGGAGACCATGCCGATCAACTACGACATGATCCCGCGGGCGACCTACTGCCAGCCGCAGATCGGCTCGTTCGGCTACACCGAGGCGCAGGCGAAGGACAAGGGCTACGACGTCAAGGTCGCGAGGTTCCCCTTCACGGCCAACGGCAAGGCCCACGGCCTGGGGGAGGCGACCGGCTTCGTCAAGCTGGTGGCCGACGCCAAGTACGGCGAGATCCTCGGCCTGCACATGATCGGGCCCGACGTGACCGAGCTGCTGCCGGAGCTCACGCTCGCGCAGATGTGGGACCTGACGGCCGAGGAGGTCGCGCGCAACGTGCACGCGCACCCGACGCTGTCCGAGGCCCTCAAGGAGGCCGCGCACGGCATCTCGGGCCACATGATCAACATGTGA